In Calditrichota bacterium, the following proteins share a genomic window:
- a CDS encoding translocation/assembly module TamB domain-containing protein gives MPRRKLLVRRVMVAVGLLAGALGLSLFLLTCPPGEAFLCKVMEILISSALDLPVAVGELETNLVSRLQLRNVVIRPESAAETGPLLTLHHARIDYKPLALFRRQFILKNVELTGLAVTLRRDSLGTFNLPPRLHREQQPGGVTGRGIKVQVERLDVANSTMCLEDVRTSARLVAKNLDAHLSMLAENHYLCAIEVDSVGVPYREGSLLVGDLKLEGEWSPERVVLSQLTLHLPGMTLAGKAEAVSLGEEAKLSGKFELGGEVGPLAPVVARAAGSKLAGQLRCTLDLGGTLRRPELQGYMEIHRASMGNLKDIDLRLNATWQEGTLTLQQMQVALLGGHVDCSGTVTRHPALRHQFVLQAEELDLGLLARWLYGEGAELSGKLGAHLQWRGVGTALDSVRARGTLLATHLLFGPEPMPDLSLQLRLDRGIGQFLLKQGDAEIAAEATLRGSRLQGAFSGSLTDVGLLARLANVREFAGELALGGTLGGTTKSPKLHATVAGRHLTFRNLPIDTLGAEIAVAEHRVDVLDLLIRGALCPIDPDRPPLHLSGLTGSLFFEASARGPLTSPRGNLVIRLRDPAFGGYRFDRAEIGISAEEGHLRCNRLHLRKDSLLVDGRATYQLTERKGEARITFCIVPPQPAQQSSEPEIIPESMQSLTEGRSVGTIDVNFSAPSSKQWSASVCGRGLNIGDLLILAPKAPGVGGLLDLKLSAAQNHDVPTGKLWFLVREPKYAGSRLDSLRGEVVLAGNRLTVRTVQLVLGGQSTSATATIEPIHPALRGRWWTAASTISAHLQGEGFDVALLNPLLPTRMSLSGQATCDLHCEGSLRNPRFHGSLRLTEGSITREPDSVLATAIDLLAVLRDSTLLVEQMKGLVFDAPFHFHGRVTGSGWNACDFDLRGTIADSGQIGAEGILRHDSLRARVKAERLDLSLLRPLLGAAEGLRGACSADLAAHGPLYAPEVDGTVTVSGISLRLPRLQGEVDQGLVRLEFQQDAVHLDTLFARVAGGTLSGSGFLRYAAGKVKEANVQVRLDNLRIARANVGDVTVSAARLRYTKENDYYLLDGDVVLGESRLRYRFRPQSLVALARSTPRPRPEMPALLRQTRLNVRLRESEKLWIDNNLARLRLHSELSLQGNPTQPNLAGRLQAREGYILYLDRKFEVKKGVLDFVDPVHNNPLVDLEAQALLKSHQTLENRDYTITLSIKGPLDQAVVDLSSDPPLDRADILALLTLGARRQQLTAKGPDSGLSDVLQQRVATLSSQRLSSYATSKVSTLFRLQEMTIEGNLFRFGREWGPQLVASKRVTSRMSITYRTTVGHLNDQSIRLDYRLSRHLSVQSQTDQGGRSAIELKYGLRFK, from the coding sequence TTGCCTAGGAGAAAGCTTCTTGTCCGTCGGGTCATGGTGGCAGTTGGGCTGCTCGCCGGCGCGCTCGGCCTGTCATTGTTCTTGTTGACATGCCCCCCAGGAGAAGCCTTTCTCTGCAAGGTGATGGAAATCCTTATTTCCAGCGCTCTGGACCTTCCAGTCGCGGTGGGAGAACTGGAGACCAACCTCGTCTCTCGGCTCCAGCTTCGCAATGTAGTAATCCGGCCTGAAAGCGCCGCAGAAACAGGACCGCTCCTCACATTGCACCACGCCAGAATTGACTATAAGCCCCTGGCGCTGTTCAGGCGACAGTTCATTCTGAAGAACGTCGAGCTTACTGGTCTAGCGGTCACCCTGAGACGGGACAGTCTCGGGACATTCAACCTCCCACCGAGACTCCACCGGGAGCAACAACCGGGCGGCGTCACCGGCCGCGGCATAAAAGTCCAGGTAGAGCGCCTCGACGTTGCCAATTCCACCATGTGCCTGGAAGATGTGCGCACATCGGCGCGACTGGTCGCCAAGAATCTGGACGCCCATCTGAGTATGCTGGCAGAGAACCATTATCTCTGCGCAATCGAGGTTGATTCCGTTGGCGTGCCCTACCGCGAAGGGTCGCTCCTCGTCGGCGACCTGAAGCTTGAGGGAGAATGGAGCCCGGAGCGTGTCGTCCTCTCCCAGCTGACGCTGCACCTTCCCGGCATGACGCTCGCCGGGAAAGCAGAGGCCGTGTCCTTAGGTGAGGAGGCCAAGCTCAGTGGCAAGTTCGAGTTGGGCGGAGAGGTAGGGCCTTTGGCGCCGGTTGTGGCCAGGGCGGCAGGAAGCAAACTCGCCGGACAGCTGCGCTGTACCCTTGACCTCGGGGGGACCCTGCGAAGACCAGAGCTTCAGGGTTACATGGAAATCCATCGTGCCTCAATGGGCAATCTGAAGGACATAGACCTGAGGCTCAATGCAACCTGGCAAGAAGGGACTTTGACCCTGCAACAAATGCAGGTTGCTCTGCTGGGTGGTCATGTAGATTGCTCAGGTACCGTTACCCGGCATCCGGCGTTGCGACACCAGTTTGTGCTCCAGGCCGAAGAGCTCGACCTAGGGCTACTGGCTCGGTGGTTGTACGGCGAAGGTGCCGAGTTGAGCGGGAAGCTGGGGGCGCACCTGCAGTGGCGCGGAGTCGGTACCGCCTTGGACAGCGTACGTGCCAGGGGAACTCTTCTGGCCACCCATCTCCTCTTTGGCCCTGAGCCGATGCCCGACCTTTCCCTCCAACTAAGGTTAGACCGGGGGATTGGCCAGTTTCTGCTCAAGCAAGGGGACGCCGAGATAGCGGCAGAGGCCACGCTGCGTGGTTCTCGTCTGCAGGGCGCATTTTCGGGCTCTCTAACCGACGTCGGCCTGCTGGCGAGACTCGCCAACGTGCGAGAGTTCGCCGGTGAACTTGCCCTTGGCGGAACCCTGGGCGGTACTACCAAATCACCGAAGCTCCATGCCACCGTCGCCGGACGACACCTCACCTTTCGCAACCTGCCCATCGACACCTTGGGCGCCGAAATCGCCGTCGCCGAGCACCGGGTGGACGTGCTTGACCTGCTCATCAGGGGAGCACTATGCCCCATCGATCCTGACCGACCACCGCTCCATCTTTCTGGTCTGACCGGGAGCCTCTTTTTCGAGGCGAGCGCACGCGGGCCGCTCACCAGCCCTCGCGGGAATCTGGTCATAAGGTTACGGGACCCGGCGTTTGGTGGCTACCGCTTCGACCGTGCGGAGATCGGGATCTCTGCAGAGGAAGGACACCTGCGGTGTAACCGGTTGCACCTACGGAAGGACTCGCTATTGGTGGACGGACGCGCGACCTACCAACTGACCGAACGCAAAGGAGAGGCGAGGATCACCTTCTGCATCGTGCCACCGCAACCCGCGCAGCAGAGCTCTGAGCCGGAGATCATTCCGGAATCAATGCAGTCGCTGACAGAGGGCCGCTCCGTCGGCACGATCGATGTGAATTTCTCTGCGCCAAGCAGCAAGCAGTGGTCAGCGTCCGTCTGCGGCAGGGGACTGAACATCGGCGACCTCCTGATACTTGCTCCCAAGGCTCCTGGGGTCGGAGGCCTGCTGGATCTCAAATTGAGTGCAGCACAAAACCACGATGTCCCGACAGGAAAACTTTGGTTCTTGGTCCGCGAACCAAAGTATGCAGGCAGTAGATTGGATTCACTGCGCGGGGAGGTAGTGCTGGCTGGCAACAGGCTGACTGTCCGCACGGTGCAGCTTGTCCTCGGGGGGCAGTCGACGAGCGCCACAGCGACGATTGAACCGATACACCCAGCCTTGCGGGGTCGCTGGTGGACGGCGGCGAGCACGATTTCTGCCCACTTGCAGGGAGAGGGATTTGACGTAGCTTTACTGAATCCGTTGCTCCCTACCCGCATGTCATTGTCAGGTCAGGCGACCTGCGACCTGCACTGCGAGGGCTCGCTGCGGAATCCCCGTTTTCATGGCTCTCTGCGCCTGACCGAAGGCAGCATAACCAGAGAACCCGACAGTGTGCTGGCCACCGCGATTGACCTCCTTGCCGTGCTAAGAGATTCCACGCTGCTGGTCGAACAGATGAAGGGCCTTGTCTTCGATGCCCCTTTCCATTTCCACGGGCGGGTCACTGGCAGCGGGTGGAATGCATGTGACTTTGACCTTCGCGGGACCATTGCGGACTCTGGGCAGATTGGTGCCGAGGGCATCCTGCGGCACGACTCGCTCCGGGCTCGCGTAAAGGCAGAGCGGCTCGACCTCTCTCTGCTGCGGCCGCTCCTGGGGGCGGCGGAAGGCCTCCGCGGCGCCTGCTCTGCGGACCTTGCCGCACACGGCCCCCTCTACGCCCCTGAGGTTGATGGCACGGTGACAGTATCCGGGATCTCTTTGCGCCTGCCGCGGCTTCAGGGAGAAGTTGACCAGGGCCTGGTGCGCCTAGAGTTTCAGCAAGACGCCGTGCACCTGGACACTCTGTTTGCCAGGGTTGCGGGTGGCACCCTCTCCGGGTCGGGCTTCCTGCGGTACGCCGCAGGCAAGGTCAAAGAGGCCAATGTGCAAGTCAGGCTCGATAATTTAAGAATAGCGCGAGCGAACGTGGGGGACGTGACCGTGAGCGCTGCCCGCTTAAGGTACACAAAGGAAAACGACTACTACCTGCTGGACGGTGATGTGGTGCTGGGCGAGTCTCGGCTTCGCTATCGATTCAGGCCCCAGTCTTTGGTGGCACTCGCACGGTCTACACCACGACCAAGGCCAGAGATGCCGGCCCTGCTGAGGCAGACGCGCCTGAATGTGCGGCTACGCGAGAGTGAAAAGCTTTGGATTGACAACAACCTGGCTCGTCTGCGGCTCCACTCCGAGTTGAGCCTCCAGGGCAACCCAACGCAACCCAACTTAGCCGGGCGACTGCAGGCGCGCGAGGGATACATCCTCTACCTTGACCGAAAGTTCGAAGTTAAGAAAGGGGTACTGGACTTTGTCGATCCAGTTCATAATAACCCCCTCGTCGATCTCGAGGCTCAGGCATTGCTGAAAAGCCATCAGACGCTTGAGAACAGAGACTACACGATCACCCTCTCCATCAAGGGTCCCTTGGACCAGGCCGTCGTCGATCTATCCTCTGACCCCCCTTTGGATAGAGCTGACATACTTGCCCTGCTGACCCTGGGCGCCAGACGGCAGCAGCTGACGGCGAAGGGCCCAGACAGCGGCCTCAGCGACGTCTTGCAGCAACGAGTGGCAACCTTGTCCAGCCAACGCCTTTCCAGTTACGCGACCAGCAAGGTGAGCACTCTCTTTCGCTTGCAGGAGATGACCATCGAGGGCAATCTCTTCAGGTTCGGACGCGAGTGGGGGCCGCAATTGGTCGCCTCCAAGAGGGTGACGAGCCGTATGAGCATAACGTACAGGACAACCGTGGGCCACCTCAATGACCAGAGCATCCGCCTGGACTACCGCCTTTCCAGACATCTTTCTGTTCAGAGCCAGACAGACCAGGGCGGCCGCTCAGCCATCGAATTGAAGTACGGTTTGAGGTTCAAATGA
- a CDS encoding BamA/TamA family outer membrane protein: MRKPVGSQLILLTCLLSAAAICLGGTKDTQRLKIGSLRFAGTHAFSATQLRRIVVSRPTSFFRRSYFFPEVFQEDVKTVELFYRQRGYLQAQVTGHLARVDSARRMVDLEIHVQEGELTRVEGVSVFENRVFSDEVLLGRIDIRAGEPFQANKVEAATLSLLTFYANNGYLDAEVTPEVRLDDESHRALIDFRVRAKARCTIDQVRLVGLEKTQPKVVLRELDFKTGNVVEYARLLSSQRKLYLTGLFRGVFVRPQPATSGDSTRRDILVDLKENESGEFTVAFGYESVERWRGRVEIANTNWRGTARKFALATHASFVNRGLELSFTEPWTFGTRLRTDINILAEQLQEPGFDIRRVANTVRLGRPYAARSSVVLTFKNEVAELSHIRVTVTPERKRTVIRGLKLTAVHDTRDNMFNPTSGVLLEWSNEFAGLVLRGTDSFVRSSFRAKLFRPVGASTVIATAAELGWIDTPGGLPKIPLHERFYTGGPNSLRGLAYRKAGPLDARGLPLGGRLKVVINALELRQAVYKMVGGVVFAEAGNVWSAPQQFKLSELRPTVGVGLRLNTPIGLARLDYGANVDRRGGERKGMLYFSMGHAF, translated from the coding sequence ATGAGGAAGCCCGTCGGATCACAACTCATTCTCCTGACTTGCCTCCTTTCAGCAGCGGCTATCTGCCTGGGAGGGACGAAGGACACCCAAAGGCTCAAGATTGGCTCGCTGCGGTTCGCAGGCACGCATGCCTTCAGCGCTACGCAACTGCGCCGCATAGTGGTTTCCCGCCCCACATCCTTTTTCAGACGTTCCTACTTCTTCCCAGAGGTTTTCCAAGAAGATGTGAAAACGGTTGAGCTCTTCTACCGTCAGCGTGGCTATCTCCAGGCACAGGTAACGGGACACCTCGCACGTGTGGACTCTGCCCGACGCATGGTCGACCTCGAAATCCACGTGCAGGAGGGCGAACTAACTCGCGTGGAAGGAGTGAGCGTCTTCGAAAACCGGGTATTCAGCGACGAAGTGCTGCTTGGCAGAATCGATATCCGGGCAGGGGAGCCGTTCCAGGCCAACAAGGTGGAGGCTGCAACGCTCTCGTTGCTGACCTTCTACGCCAATAATGGTTACCTGGACGCAGAAGTCACTCCAGAGGTGCGTCTCGACGACGAGAGCCATCGTGCGCTGATCGATTTCCGCGTGCGGGCAAAGGCGAGATGCACCATCGACCAGGTCCGTCTTGTGGGTTTAGAGAAAACTCAGCCCAAGGTAGTGCTCAGGGAATTGGACTTCAAGACTGGCAATGTAGTGGAGTACGCGCGCCTGCTCTCGTCGCAGCGCAAGCTGTACCTCACAGGTCTATTCCGAGGAGTGTTCGTTCGCCCGCAACCCGCCACCAGTGGCGACTCAACAAGGCGTGACATCCTAGTCGACCTCAAGGAGAATGAATCGGGGGAATTCACCGTGGCCTTCGGCTACGAATCGGTGGAGAGGTGGCGGGGCCGGGTGGAAATAGCCAACACTAACTGGAGGGGCACGGCGCGCAAATTTGCTCTGGCCACGCACGCGAGCTTCGTCAATCGCGGCCTGGAGCTGTCGTTCACCGAACCATGGACCTTTGGCACACGGTTGCGCACAGACATAAACATCCTCGCCGAGCAGCTCCAGGAACCAGGTTTCGATATCCGCCGGGTTGCCAATACGGTCAGATTGGGGCGCCCTTACGCTGCCCGGTCTTCGGTAGTCTTGACCTTCAAGAACGAAGTGGCCGAACTATCCCATATCCGGGTCACGGTGACCCCAGAGAGAAAGCGAACGGTCATCCGGGGCTTGAAGCTCACGGCAGTGCACGATACCCGGGACAACATGTTCAATCCCACCTCCGGTGTCCTTCTTGAATGGAGCAATGAGTTTGCCGGGCTCGTTCTGCGGGGGACGGATAGCTTCGTGCGTTCATCATTTCGCGCGAAGTTGTTCCGCCCGGTGGGTGCTTCGACAGTTATTGCCACCGCCGCAGAGCTTGGCTGGATAGACACACCGGGTGGCCTGCCCAAGATACCACTGCACGAGCGCTTCTACACCGGAGGTCCGAACTCCCTTCGCGGCCTTGCGTACCGGAAGGCAGGCCCCTTAGATGCAAGAGGATTACCGTTGGGTGGCAGGTTGAAGGTCGTCATCAACGCCCTAGAACTGCGTCAGGCGGTCTACAAGATGGTAGGGGGAGTCGTGTTCGCCGAGGCCGGAAACGTGTGGTCCGCCCCCCAACAGTTCAAGCTCTCCGAGTTGCGCCCTACGGTAGGGGTAGGCTTGCGGCTAAACACCCCAATCGGCCTGGCGCGACTCGACTATGGGGCCAACGTAGACCGCCGTGGGGGAGAGCGGAAAGGGATGCTCTATTTCAGCATGGGACATGCCTTTTGA